One window of Pleurodeles waltl isolate 20211129_DDA chromosome 3_1, aPleWal1.hap1.20221129, whole genome shotgun sequence genomic DNA carries:
- the LOC138283276 gene encoding astacin-like metalloendopeptidase, with protein MRLVIVSDDALDDFFEDDGDAPTMYVGSLPNFIKQGTNNLGLEYDYSSVMHYGSYAFSTIYGQKTIIPTKNPTAEIGQRIGVSNLDIAKINQLYKCGTCSTLLTYGYGSLNSANYPSQYPSNTNCSYLMRTSGLPMLLTFSAFDIEPSQNCEADYVTVYDGATKDAPVLLGKACGRGNVPPVVSSGSAMLLQFFSNGAISASGFSAFYQNSRGLSTDHLSVT; from the exons ATGCGTTTGGTCATCGTCAGTGATGATGCACTGGATGatttctttgaagatgatggcgatgcccccaCCATGTATGTGG GAAGTCTACCCAACTTTATCAAACAGGGCACCAACAACCTGGGCCTGGAATATGACTACTCCTCCGTCATGCACTACGGAAG TTATGCATTCAGCACAATCTACGGACAAAAGACCATCATTCCCACAAAAAATCCTACTGCAGAAATTGGGCAGAGAATTGGTGTCAGCAATCTGGATATTGCTAAAATCAACCAGCTTTATAAATGTG GTACTTGTAGCACTCTCTTAACCTACGGTTATGGATCCCTGAATTCAGCTAATTATCCCTCCCAGTATCCCAGCAATACTAACTGCTCTTACTTGATGCGAACCAGTGGACTGCCG ATGTTACTGACATTCAGTGCCTTCGATATCGAGCCCTCCCAAAACTGCGAGGCCGACTACGTCACCGTTTATGATGGTGCCACCAAGGATGCACCTGTCTTACTGGGAAAGGCCTGCGGGAGAGGAAATGTGCCTCCAGTGGTCTCTTCAGGGAGTGCAATGCTACTGCAATTTTTCAGCAATGGGGCCATCTCTGCCAGCGGCTTTAGCGCCTTCTACCAGAACAGTAGGGGTCTTTCTACTGACCATCTCTCTGTCACATAA